DNA from Mucilaginibacter mallensis:
ATTGGCATATTAGGCACACGGGGTATCCCCAATTATTACGGAGGCTTCGAGCATATTTCGGAATATGTATCGGAAGGTTTAGTTAAACGCGGGCATTCGGTTACGGTGTACAACTCCCATAACCATCCCTACAGCGCTGCTACCTGGAACGGCGTTACCATAAAACATTGTTACGACCCTGAATATAGGATTGGCACTGCCGGGCAATTCATTTATGATATGAATTGCCTGCTGGATGCCCGCAAACAAAATTTTGATGTGGTGTTGCTAATGGGTTACACCAGCAGTTCCATCTGGGGGAAATTATATCCTAAAAACAGCACCATCATCACTAATATGGACGGCCTGGAGTGGAAGCGGAGCAAATACTCCAAACCCGTGCAGCAATTCCTGAAATATGCTGAAAAACTGGCGGTAAAATACAGCAATTACTATATCTCCGATTCAAAGGTGATCCGCTCATATCTGGCAGAAAAATATGCTATAAACAGTCAGTATATTCCTTATGGAGCCGATGTTTACACCGAAGCAGAACGTGAGCAGTTTAGCTATACGGAAGCATTAAATGAGGATTACTTTTTACTGATGGCCCGCATGGAGCCCGAAAATAATATTGAAGCTATACTGGATGGGTTTAATCACAGTAATTCCAACCGTAAATTCAAAGTTTTGGGCGATACCGCCAATCGCTACGGCAAATTTATAACCCATAAGTTCGCTAACGACAGCAGGATAGAATTTAAAGGTTCCATATTTGATAATAACAGGGTACGTGCCTTGCAAAACAACTCCTACCTGTATTTTCATGGGCATAGTGTTGGCGGTACTAATCCGTCGTTGTTAGAAGCTATGGCCAGCGAAGCTTTGATAGCAGCGCATGATAATCCTTTCAATAAA
Protein-coding regions in this window:
- a CDS encoding DUF1972 domain-containing protein, translating into MKLRIGILGTRGIPNYYGGFEHISEYVSEGLVKRGHSVTVYNSHNHPYSAATWNGVTIKHCYDPEYRIGTAGQFIYDMNCLLDARKQNFDVVLLMGYTSSSIWGKLYPKNSTIITNMDGLEWKRSKYSKPVQQFLKYAEKLAVKYSNYYISDSKVIRSYLAEKYAINSQYIPYGADVYTEAEREQFSYTEALNEDYFLLMARMEPENNIEAILDGFNHSNSNRKFKVLGDTANRYGKFITHKFANDSRIEFKGSIFDNNRVRALQNNSYLYFHGHSVGGTNPSLLEAMASEALIAAHDNPFNKSVLSSDAFYFSNAEGVKDLVENVQRKDIEKTMVRNNLQKIQYQFNWEKVVDEYEDFILQCYGQLNHERIITGQR